A stretch of Arachis hypogaea cultivar Tifrunner chromosome 15, arahy.Tifrunner.gnm2.J5K5, whole genome shotgun sequence DNA encodes these proteins:
- the LOC112749670 gene encoding uncharacterized protein isoform X1, whose amino-acid sequence MYSDMHGFDILSHMFNEEIPDLILFSDDPLPLFTAQENIIDSLDPLSLSCINFSESQMVKDHCSNNHQHHLSLPHSYLQRSSSCKSFDRKPVFPPCEAHNDTLMDSPTCEWENDFFKGQIRRVFSAGDLQNMHATETLQTDERYLKVGRYSPQERKEKISKYRAKRSQRKFNKTIKQYACRKTLADNRVRIRGRFARNDDTSVIPKAPCSTSTTQQDQDEFWIEMIEALNE is encoded by the exons ATGTATTCTGATATGCATGGTTTTGATATTTTGTCACACATGTTCAATGAAGAAATCCCAGACCTTATTCTTTTCTCTGATGATCCTCTCCCTCTCttcacagctcaagaaaacataATTGATTCTCTTGATCCTTTATCCCTTTCATGCATCAATTTCTCAGAGTCCCAAATGGTGAAGGATCATTGTTCCAACAATCATCAGCACCATCTAAGTCTTCCTCACAGTTACCTGCAGAGGAGCTCCAGTTGCAAATCGTTTGATAGAAAACCAGTTTTTCCACCATGTGAAGCTCACAACGACACTTTGATGGATTCCCCAACTTGTGAGTGGGAAAACGATTTCTTCAAAGGACAAATAAGGAGGGTCTTCAGTGCAGGAGACTTGCAG aacatgcatgcaactgaAACACTTCAGACGGATGAACGGTACTTGAAGGTGGGGCGTTACAGTCCCCAAGAAAGGAAAGAGAAAATCTCAAAGTACAGGGCCAAGAGAAGCCAGAGGAAGTTCAACAAGACTATCAAG CAGTATGCATGCCGAAAGACACTAGCCGACAATCGAGTCCGCATACGTGGCAGATTCGCACGCAACGACGATACCAGCGTGATTCCAAAAGCCCCATGTTCAACTTCAACTACACAGCAAGACCAAGATGAATTCTGG ATTGAAATGATTGAAGCGTTGAATGAGTAG
- the LOC112749670 gene encoding uncharacterized protein isoform X2 has product MYSDMHGFDILSHMFNEEIPDLILFSDDPLPLFTAQENIIDSLDPLSLSCINFSESQMVKDHCSNNHQHHLSLPHSYLQRSSSCKSFDRKPVFPPCEAHNDTLMDSPTCEWENDFFKGQIRRVFSAGDLQNMHATETLQTDERYLKVGRYSPQERKEKISKYRAKRSQRKFNKTIKYACRKTLADNRVRIRGRFARNDDTSVIPKAPCSTSTTQQDQDEFWIEMIEALNE; this is encoded by the exons ATGTATTCTGATATGCATGGTTTTGATATTTTGTCACACATGTTCAATGAAGAAATCCCAGACCTTATTCTTTTCTCTGATGATCCTCTCCCTCTCttcacagctcaagaaaacataATTGATTCTCTTGATCCTTTATCCCTTTCATGCATCAATTTCTCAGAGTCCCAAATGGTGAAGGATCATTGTTCCAACAATCATCAGCACCATCTAAGTCTTCCTCACAGTTACCTGCAGAGGAGCTCCAGTTGCAAATCGTTTGATAGAAAACCAGTTTTTCCACCATGTGAAGCTCACAACGACACTTTGATGGATTCCCCAACTTGTGAGTGGGAAAACGATTTCTTCAAAGGACAAATAAGGAGGGTCTTCAGTGCAGGAGACTTGCAG aacatgcatgcaactgaAACACTTCAGACGGATGAACGGTACTTGAAGGTGGGGCGTTACAGTCCCCAAGAAAGGAAAGAGAAAATCTCAAAGTACAGGGCCAAGAGAAGCCAGAGGAAGTTCAACAAGACTATCAAG TATGCATGCCGAAAGACACTAGCCGACAATCGAGTCCGCATACGTGGCAGATTCGCACGCAACGACGATACCAGCGTGATTCCAAAAGCCCCATGTTCAACTTCAACTACACAGCAAGACCAAGATGAATTCTGG ATTGAAATGATTGAAGCGTTGAATGAGTAG
- the LOC112749670 gene encoding uncharacterized protein isoform X3 has protein sequence MYSDMHGFDILSHMFNEEIPDLILFSDDPLPLFTAQENIIDSLDPLSLSCINFSESQMVKDHCSNNHQHHLSLPHSYLQRSSSCKSFDRKPVFPPCEAHNDTLMDSPTCEWENDFFKGQIRRVFSAGDLQNMHATETLQTDERYLKVGRYSPQERKEKISKYRAKRSQRKFNKTIKQYACRKTLADNRVRIRGRFARNDDTSVIPKAPCSTSTTQQDQDEFWCRLK, from the exons ATGTATTCTGATATGCATGGTTTTGATATTTTGTCACACATGTTCAATGAAGAAATCCCAGACCTTATTCTTTTCTCTGATGATCCTCTCCCTCTCttcacagctcaagaaaacataATTGATTCTCTTGATCCTTTATCCCTTTCATGCATCAATTTCTCAGAGTCCCAAATGGTGAAGGATCATTGTTCCAACAATCATCAGCACCATCTAAGTCTTCCTCACAGTTACCTGCAGAGGAGCTCCAGTTGCAAATCGTTTGATAGAAAACCAGTTTTTCCACCATGTGAAGCTCACAACGACACTTTGATGGATTCCCCAACTTGTGAGTGGGAAAACGATTTCTTCAAAGGACAAATAAGGAGGGTCTTCAGTGCAGGAGACTTGCAG aacatgcatgcaactgaAACACTTCAGACGGATGAACGGTACTTGAAGGTGGGGCGTTACAGTCCCCAAGAAAGGAAAGAGAAAATCTCAAAGTACAGGGCCAAGAGAAGCCAGAGGAAGTTCAACAAGACTATCAAG CAGTATGCATGCCGAAAGACACTAGCCGACAATCGAGTCCGCATACGTGGCAGATTCGCACGCAACGACGATACCAGCGTGATTCCAAAAGCCCCATGTTCAACTTCAACTACACAGCAAGACCAAGATGAATTCTGG tgtAGATTGAAATGA